Proteins from a genomic interval of Kaistia defluvii:
- the ehuD gene encoding ectoine/hydroxyectoine ABC transporter permease subunit EhuD: MDWDWNFVWQIMPTLIQGVKITILATLLGSMLAAVVGLAIALARRSDNRLLARSVGFAAEFIRGTPLLVQLYFIFYVLPDIGILLSPLLAGVIGLGLHYGTYTAEVYRAGIDNVPRGQWEAAKACNLSHRQTWLRIILPQAVPPMIPALANYFIAMFKETPLLSAITVMELMNQSKSVANTYYRYLEPITLVGAFFLAISLVAVVLLRVLEHRYGRIAK; this comes from the coding sequence ATGGATTGGGACTGGAACTTCGTCTGGCAGATCATGCCGACCCTCATCCAGGGCGTGAAGATCACCATCCTCGCCACGCTGCTCGGATCCATGCTGGCGGCCGTCGTCGGGCTTGCGATCGCCCTGGCGCGGCGGTCCGACAACCGGCTCCTGGCGCGCAGCGTGGGCTTCGCGGCCGAATTCATTCGCGGCACGCCGCTGCTGGTGCAGCTCTATTTCATCTTCTACGTGCTGCCGGATATCGGCATCCTGCTGTCGCCGCTGCTGGCCGGCGTGATCGGGCTGGGCCTGCATTACGGAACCTACACCGCCGAGGTCTATCGCGCCGGCATCGACAACGTGCCGCGCGGCCAGTGGGAGGCCGCCAAGGCCTGCAATCTGAGCCACCGCCAGACCTGGCTGCGGATCATCCTGCCGCAGGCCGTGCCGCCGATGATCCCGGCGCTCGCCAACTATTTTATCGCCATGTTCAAGGAAACGCCTCTGCTTTCGGCCATCACCGTGATGGAGCTGATGAACCAGTCCAAGAGCGTCGCCAACACCTATTACCGCTATCTGGAGCCGATCACGCTGGTCGGCGCCTTCTTCCTGGCCATCAGCCTCGTGGCGGTCGTGCTGCTGCGCGTGCTCGAGCATCGATATGGGCGGATCGCGAAATGA
- the ehuC gene encoding ectoine/hydroxyectoine ABC transporter permease subunit EhuC, whose product MTDWSGYLSLILQGAVVTVQLTVMGCALALVMAFVAGLGRLSRYAALRWLASIYIEFFRGTSIFVQLFFAYFVLPLVGLTLTPMQAGVLALGLNVGAYGAEVVRGAILAVGTEQYEACTALNLSRWQAMRKVILPQALLFMLPTFCNNAIELLKATSVVSLISLADMTFQANIVRSQTGNTLIPFATILILYFAFAMIIAFSIRALERRMARGLDGVRS is encoded by the coding sequence TTGACCGATTGGTCCGGATATCTCAGCCTGATCCTGCAAGGCGCGGTCGTGACGGTGCAACTCACCGTGATGGGCTGTGCGCTGGCCCTGGTCATGGCTTTCGTCGCCGGGCTTGGCCGTCTGTCGCGATATGCCGCCCTCCGCTGGCTGGCCTCGATCTACATTGAGTTCTTTCGCGGCACGTCGATCTTCGTGCAGCTGTTCTTCGCCTATTTCGTGCTGCCGCTGGTCGGCCTGACGCTGACGCCGATGCAGGCCGGCGTGCTCGCGCTGGGTCTCAATGTCGGCGCCTATGGCGCGGAGGTCGTGCGCGGCGCCATCCTTGCCGTCGGCACCGAGCAATACGAAGCCTGCACCGCGCTCAACCTCAGCCGCTGGCAGGCCATGCGCAAGGTGATCCTGCCGCAGGCGCTCCTGTTCATGCTGCCGACCTTCTGCAACAACGCGATCGAACTGCTGAAGGCGACATCGGTCGTCTCGCTGATCTCGCTGGCCGACATGACGTTTCAGGCGAACATCGTCCGTTCGCAGACCGGCAACACGCTCATTCCCTTCGCCACGATCCTGATCCTCTACTTCGCCTTCGCCATGATCATCGCCTTCTCCATTCGCGCGCTGGAGCGCCGGATGGCGCGCGGCCTCGACGGAGTGCGTTCGTGA
- the ehuB gene encoding ectoine/hydroxyectoine ABC transporter substrate-binding protein EhuB — MKKLAFMTGAGAFALGAALALSLPAAAQDNPKLEQLKAQGFARVAIANEPPYTAVAADGKVSGAAPEVAREIFKRLGVGEIVASISEYGAMIPGLQAGRHDVVTAGLFMKPERCAAVAYSEPILCDAEALLVKKGNPKGFKSYADFAKDASATVGAPGGGTEEKLALEAGVPRDRVIVVPDGQSGLKMVQDGRIDAYSLPVLSINDLMKKAADENLEVIAPVVGAPVYCDGAAFKKGDEALRDAFNVELAKMKASGEFAKIIEPYGFSAAAAMSTTTAKLCAPAT, encoded by the coding sequence ATGAAGAAACTCGCATTCATGACCGGAGCCGGCGCATTCGCGCTCGGAGCCGCACTCGCCTTGTCCCTGCCGGCAGCGGCGCAGGACAATCCCAAGCTGGAACAATTGAAGGCCCAGGGCTTTGCCCGCGTCGCCATCGCCAATGAGCCGCCCTATACGGCCGTCGCTGCCGACGGCAAGGTCTCCGGCGCGGCGCCCGAAGTCGCCCGCGAAATCTTCAAGCGCCTGGGCGTCGGCGAGATTGTCGCGTCGATCTCCGAATATGGCGCGATGATCCCCGGCCTGCAGGCCGGGCGCCACGACGTGGTGACCGCCGGCCTGTTCATGAAGCCCGAGCGCTGCGCCGCCGTTGCCTATTCGGAGCCGATTCTGTGCGACGCCGAAGCGCTTCTGGTGAAGAAGGGCAATCCGAAGGGCTTCAAGTCCTATGCCGATTTCGCCAAGGACGCCTCGGCTACGGTCGGCGCCCCGGGCGGCGGCACGGAAGAGAAGCTCGCGCTCGAGGCCGGCGTGCCGCGCGACCGGGTCATCGTCGTGCCGGACGGCCAGAGCGGCCTGAAGATGGTGCAGGACGGCCGCATCGACGCCTATTCTCTGCCGGTTCTCTCCATCAACGATCTGATGAAGAAGGCCGCCGACGAGAACCTCGAGGTCATCGCTCCGGTGGTCGGCGCGCCGGTCTATTGCGACGGCGCCGCCTTCAAGAAGGGCGACGAGGCCCTGCGCGATGCGTTCAACGTCGAGCTCGCCAAGATGAAGGCATCCGGCGAGTTTGCGAAGATCATCGAGCCCTATGGCTTCTCCGCCGCCGCGGCGATGTCGACCACGACGGCCAAGCTCTGCGCTCCCGCCACCTAG
- the ehuA gene encoding ectoine/hydroxyectoine ABC transporter ATP-binding protein EhuA gives MPQPIIQIDAISKSFGAFKVLDQLSMQVMPGEKLALIGPSGSGKTTILRILMTLERIDSGHITIDGEQLYHMERNGGLIDADERHLTRMRQKIGMVFQLFNLFPHMSVLDNVVLAPMLTKGVPRAAAEKRAMELLDMVGMAEKAKAMPAELSGGQKQRVAIARALALSPKIMLFDEVTSALDPELVEEVLNVMRKLAAETDMTMLLVTHEMGFAHDFADRVLFFDRGRIVEEGKPDDIFRHPKQERTQSFLKKIIAAGLRV, from the coding sequence ATGCCTCAGCCGATCATCCAGATTGACGCAATCAGCAAGAGCTTCGGCGCCTTCAAGGTGCTGGACCAGCTCTCGATGCAGGTGATGCCCGGCGAGAAACTGGCGCTCATCGGGCCATCGGGCTCCGGCAAGACCACCATACTGCGCATCCTGATGACGCTCGAGCGCATCGATAGCGGCCACATCACGATCGACGGCGAACAGCTCTACCACATGGAGCGCAACGGCGGCCTTATAGACGCCGACGAGCGCCACCTGACGCGGATGCGCCAGAAGATCGGCATGGTGTTCCAGCTGTTCAACCTGTTCCCGCACATGTCGGTGCTCGACAATGTCGTGCTCGCGCCGATGCTGACCAAGGGCGTTCCCCGGGCCGCCGCCGAGAAGCGCGCCATGGAACTGCTCGACATGGTGGGCATGGCGGAAAAGGCGAAGGCGATGCCGGCGGAGCTCTCCGGCGGCCAGAAGCAGCGCGTCGCCATCGCACGCGCTCTCGCCCTCAGCCCCAAGATCATGCTGTTCGACGAAGTCACCTCGGCGCTCGATCCCGAACTGGTCGAAGAGGTGCTGAACGTCATGCGCAAGCTCGCCGCCGAGACCGACATGACGATGCTGCTCGTGACGCACGAAATGGGCTTCGCACACGACTTCGCCGACCGCGTCCTGTTTTTCGATCGAGGCCGGATCGTCGAGGAAGGCAAGCCCGACGACATCTTCCGGCATCCCAAGCAGGAACGTACGCAATCCTTCCTGAAAAAGATCATCGCGGCAGGACTGCGGGTCTGA
- a CDS encoding PLP-dependent aminotransferase family protein: MTIWRPDPTLLKRPAYLSLAEQFARAIHDGQLPNATRLPTHRKLAYELGLSVQTVSRAYEELIRRGLISGEIGRGSFVQTVRREVEPPYLPERLGELIDLSILKPVCEPMHLDRLKQALTWLGDHLPSSSGLSFRPNVVFPRHRAIAVDWLKVCGITASPQNISLTNGATAAMTVALMSVAPPGSSVATEAIGHHTLVPLASYLGFNLHGLPIDGDGIIPDALDEACRVSDIRAVFIQPSVINPTATLMSETRRAALVEVARKHDIAIIESDVLGPLVSDRPAPIACMAPERTLYLTSFTKITVPGLRIGYLLAPDRYAAAVANRHLVSNWMATPIIAEIASKWVTDGTAMELVNWQRNALRRRQVIVAEILGGSRVRTHPNALHLWLPLSEHHTEEGFVAQARLQGVAIAPGASFRTSDAPWQPAVRVSLGSTTEAELRTGLGVVARLLLGKPEYLLLAI; this comes from the coding sequence ATGACAATCTGGCGACCCGATCCCACCCTCCTGAAGCGCCCGGCCTATCTCTCGCTGGCCGAGCAGTTTGCGCGCGCGATCCATGACGGACAGCTGCCGAACGCCACGCGTCTGCCGACGCACCGCAAGCTGGCTTACGAACTCGGCCTCTCCGTGCAGACCGTCAGCCGCGCCTATGAGGAACTGATCCGGCGGGGCCTGATTTCGGGCGAGATCGGGCGCGGCAGCTTCGTCCAGACCGTGCGCCGCGAGGTCGAGCCGCCCTATCTGCCGGAGCGCCTAGGCGAACTGATCGACCTTTCGATCCTGAAACCAGTCTGCGAGCCCATGCATCTGGATCGGCTGAAGCAGGCGCTAACCTGGCTTGGCGATCACTTGCCGTCGAGTTCCGGCCTGTCGTTCCGGCCCAATGTTGTGTTTCCGCGCCACCGCGCCATCGCGGTCGACTGGCTGAAGGTCTGCGGCATCACGGCTTCGCCGCAGAACATCAGCCTGACCAATGGCGCGACGGCGGCGATGACCGTGGCGCTGATGAGTGTCGCCCCGCCGGGATCGAGCGTCGCGACCGAGGCGATCGGCCATCACACACTGGTGCCCCTGGCCAGCTATCTCGGCTTCAACCTGCATGGCCTGCCGATCGACGGCGACGGGATCATCCCGGATGCGCTGGACGAGGCCTGCCGGGTTTCCGACATTCGCGCCGTGTTCATCCAGCCGTCGGTGATCAACCCGACGGCCACGCTGATGAGCGAGACGCGCCGCGCCGCGCTGGTGGAGGTCGCCCGCAAGCATGACATCGCCATCATTGAGAGCGACGTGCTCGGGCCGCTGGTGAGCGACCGTCCCGCGCCGATCGCCTGCATGGCGCCGGAGCGCACGCTTTACCTGACCAGCTTCACCAAGATCACCGTGCCCGGCCTGCGCATCGGCTATCTGCTCGCGCCCGACCGCTATGCCGCCGCCGTCGCCAACCGCCATCTCGTCTCGAACTGGATGGCGACGCCGATCATCGCCGAGATCGCCTCGAAATGGGTGACGGACGGCACGGCGATGGAATTGGTGAACTGGCAGCGCAACGCGCTGCGGCGCCGTCAGGTCATCGTTGCCGAAATTCTGGGCGGCAGTCGCGTGCGAACCCATCCCAACGCGCTGCATCTGTGGCTGCCGCTTTCGGAACATCACACCGAGGAAGGCTTCGTCGCGCAGGCGCGCCTGCAGGGCGTGGCGATTGCGCCCGGCGCCTCTTTCCGCACGTCGGACGCGCCGTGGCAGCCGGCCGTGCGGGTGTCGCTCGGCTCGACCACCGAGGCTGAATTGCGCACCGGCCTGGGTGTGGTGGCGCGGCTCCTGCTCGGCAAGCCGGAGTATCTATTGCTCGCAATCTAG
- a CDS encoding Lrp/AsnC family transcriptional regulator yields MTKLDAIDLKILDAIQRDGRVTKLALAEKVGLSATPAWMRLRKLEKAGIVSGYHARIAVRRVAPVASVMMEVTLANHRQSDFDRFERAVATTPEIVACWSVGGGVDYILKIMAADIDAYQRLVDSLLDRELGIDRYFTYIVTKTVKEETVLPLETLLPAPE; encoded by the coding sequence ATGACGAAACTCGATGCCATCGACCTCAAGATCCTCGACGCGATCCAGCGCGACGGGCGCGTCACCAAACTGGCCCTGGCCGAGAAGGTAGGATTGTCGGCCACGCCTGCCTGGATGCGCCTGCGCAAGCTGGAAAAGGCGGGCATCGTTTCGGGCTATCATGCGCGGATCGCCGTACGGCGGGTGGCACCGGTCGCCAGCGTCATGATGGAGGTGACGCTCGCCAACCATCGCCAGTCCGACTTCGACCGATTCGAGCGCGCGGTGGCGACGACGCCGGAGATCGTCGCCTGCTGGTCTGTCGGCGGCGGCGTCGACTACATCCTGAAGATCATGGCAGCCGACATCGATGCCTATCAGAGGCTCGTCGACAGCCTGCTCGACCGCGAACTCGGCATAGACCGCTACTTCACCTACATCGTCACCAAGACGGTGAAGGAAGAGACCGTCCTGCCGCTGGAGACCCTCCTCCCCGCCCCCGAGTGA
- a CDS encoding NAD-dependent succinate-semialdehyde dehydrogenase — protein MAAVFARTAFHDALARLRDPHLLRDLSYVGGRWVAGRDGASFKVTDPASGVPLAWVASLDGEQTGEAISAAASAFPAWRDRLPQQRAAILRAWHGLMLEAREDLALLMTLEQGKPLAESRGEIDYAASFLEWYADEGKRLNAENVTSHLPDAEMIVRREALGVVGIVTPWNFPAAMITRKAAAALAAGCTVVAHPSGETPLSALALAELGERAGLPAGVFNVVTGDAATIVGRMNDDTRVRAMSFTGSTEIGKRIAAACAPSLKRLVMELGGHAPLIVFADADLDKAVDIAIDAKFATSGQDCLAANRLYVERPLLAAFTRAFKARAEALKVGGGLEPGVEIGPLMHERAIAKVEEQVADALKCGARLLTGGRRHKAGPLFYEPTVLADVPDDALIMREETFGPVAAIAVFDSEAEVIARANDTEYGLVAYVVTQNGARQMRLGRALEYGMVAVNRVKITGGPIPFGGWKQSGLGREGSRHGIEAFTELKYLCIDTAA, from the coding sequence ATCGCTGCCGTATTCGCCCGCACCGCATTCCACGACGCGCTGGCCCGCCTTCGCGATCCCCACCTGCTGCGCGATCTCTCCTATGTCGGCGGCCGCTGGGTAGCCGGCCGCGACGGCGCCAGCTTCAAGGTCACCGACCCAGCCTCCGGCGTGCCGCTTGCCTGGGTCGCCTCGCTCGACGGCGAGCAGACGGGCGAGGCCATTTCGGCCGCCGCCAGCGCTTTTCCCGCCTGGCGGGACCGACTGCCGCAGCAGCGCGCGGCAATCCTGCGCGCCTGGCACGGGCTGATGCTGGAAGCGCGCGAGGACCTGGCGCTGCTGATGACGCTCGAGCAGGGCAAGCCGCTGGCAGAATCGCGGGGCGAGATCGACTACGCCGCCTCGTTCCTCGAGTGGTATGCCGACGAAGGAAAGCGTCTCAACGCCGAGAACGTCACCAGCCACCTGCCCGACGCCGAGATGATCGTGCGCCGCGAGGCGCTCGGTGTCGTCGGCATCGTGACGCCGTGGAATTTTCCCGCCGCCATGATCACGCGAAAGGCCGCCGCGGCGCTTGCCGCCGGCTGCACGGTCGTCGCCCACCCTTCCGGCGAAACGCCGCTTTCGGCGCTGGCGCTGGCCGAGCTCGGCGAGCGCGCCGGCCTCCCCGCCGGCGTCTTCAACGTCGTCACCGGCGACGCCGCCACCATCGTCGGCCGCATGAATGACGATACCCGCGTTCGGGCCATGAGCTTCACCGGCTCGACGGAGATCGGCAAGCGCATCGCCGCCGCCTGCGCCCCCAGCCTGAAACGGCTGGTGATGGAACTGGGCGGCCATGCGCCGCTGATCGTCTTCGCCGATGCCGATCTCGACAAGGCCGTCGACATCGCCATCGACGCCAAGTTCGCGACCTCGGGCCAGGATTGTCTGGCCGCCAACCGCCTCTATGTCGAACGCCCTCTGCTCGCGGCCTTCACCAGGGCGTTCAAGGCCCGGGCCGAGGCGCTGAAGGTCGGCGGCGGGCTGGAGCCGGGCGTGGAGATCGGCCCGCTGATGCATGAGCGCGCCATCGCCAAGGTCGAGGAGCAGGTCGCCGACGCGCTGAAATGCGGCGCCAGGCTTCTGACCGGCGGCAGGCGCCACAAGGCCGGCCCGCTCTTCTACGAGCCGACCGTGCTTGCCGACGTCCCCGACGATGCGCTGATCATGCGCGAGGAAACCTTCGGCCCCGTCGCCGCCATCGCCGTCTTCGACAGCGAGGCGGAGGTGATCGCGCGGGCCAACGACACCGAGTACGGCCTCGTCGCCTATGTCGTCACCCAGAACGGCGCGCGTCAGATGCGGCTCGGCCGGGCGCTGGAATACGGCATGGTCGCGGTCAACCGGGTCAAGATCACCGGCGGCCCCATCCCCTTCGGCGGCTGGAAGCAGTCCGGCCTAGGCCGCGAGGGCTCGCGCCACGGCATCGAGGCGTTCACCGAGCTCAAATATCTCTGCATCGACACCGCCGCCTGA
- a CDS encoding aspartate aminotransferase family protein, whose amino-acid sequence MDGRNELTAWDRDHFFHPSTHMGMHARGETPTRVIRSGEGVYITDTNGKTSLDAFAGLYCVNVGYGRQKIADAIAEQAKNLAYYHAYVGHGTEASITLSKMIIDRAPEGMSKVYFGLSGSDANETNIKLIWYYNNVLGRPEKKKIISRWRGYHGSGVMTGSLTGLHLFHNAFDLPRAPVLHTEAPYYFRREDRSQTEEQFSQHCADKLEEMILAEGPDTIAAFIGEPILGTGGIVPPPAGYWEKIQAVLEKYDILLVADEVVTGFGRLGTMFGSDHYGMKPDLITIAKGLTSAYAPLSGVIVSDRMWQVLLQGSDKLGPIGHGWTYSAHPICAAAGVANLELIDELGLVENAGSTGAYFREQLAQAVGDHPHVGDVRGDGMIAAVEFVEDKDDRTFFDPARKIGPQVSAALLERGVIGRAMPQGDILGFAPPLCMTREETDIVVAAAASAIKSVFA is encoded by the coding sequence ATGGACGGACGCAACGAACTCACCGCCTGGGATCGCGACCACTTCTTCCATCCCTCGACCCACATGGGCATGCACGCCCGCGGCGAGACGCCGACCCGCGTCATCCGCAGCGGCGAAGGCGTCTACATCACCGACACCAACGGCAAGACCAGCCTCGACGCCTTTGCCGGCCTCTATTGCGTCAATGTCGGCTATGGCCGCCAGAAGATCGCCGACGCCATCGCCGAGCAGGCGAAGAACCTGGCCTATTACCACGCCTATGTCGGCCACGGCACGGAAGCCTCGATCACCCTTTCCAAGATGATCATCGACCGCGCGCCGGAAGGCATGTCGAAGGTCTACTTCGGCCTGTCCGGTTCCGACGCCAACGAGACCAACATCAAGCTGATCTGGTACTACAACAACGTGCTCGGCCGGCCCGAGAAGAAGAAGATCATCTCGCGCTGGCGCGGCTATCACGGCTCCGGCGTGATGACGGGATCGCTGACCGGCCTGCATCTGTTCCACAACGCCTTCGACCTGCCGCGCGCGCCGGTCCTGCATACGGAAGCGCCCTATTACTTCCGCCGCGAGGATCGCTCGCAGACCGAGGAGCAGTTCTCGCAGCATTGCGCCGACAAGCTGGAGGAGATGATCCTGGCCGAGGGGCCGGACACCATCGCCGCCTTCATCGGTGAGCCGATCCTCGGCACGGGCGGCATCGTGCCGCCGCCGGCCGGCTACTGGGAAAAGATCCAGGCCGTGCTGGAGAAATACGACATCCTGCTCGTCGCCGACGAGGTCGTCACCGGCTTCGGGCGGCTCGGCACCATGTTCGGCTCCGACCACTACGGCATGAAGCCGGACCTGATCACCATCGCCAAGGGCCTGACCTCGGCCTATGCGCCGCTGTCGGGCGTCATCGTTTCCGACCGGATGTGGCAGGTGCTGCTCCAGGGCTCCGACAAGCTCGGCCCGATCGGCCATGGCTGGACCTATTCGGCCCACCCGATCTGCGCGGCCGCCGGCGTCGCCAATCTCGAACTGATCGACGAGCTCGGCCTGGTCGAGAACGCCGGCTCGACCGGCGCCTATTTCCGCGAACAGCTGGCGCAGGCCGTCGGCGACCATCCCCATGTCGGCGACGTGCGCGGCGACGGCATGATCGCGGCCGTCGAGTTCGTCGAGGACAAGGACGACCGGACGTTTTTCGACCCCGCGCGAAAGATCGGACCGCAGGTCTCGGCCGCGCTGCTGGAGCGCGGCGTCATCGGCCGCGCCATGCCGCAGGGCGACATCCTCGGCTTCGCGCCACCGCTCTGCATGACCCGCGAGGAAACCGACATCGTGGTGGCAGCGGCGGCGAGCGCCATCAAGAGCGTCTTCGCCTGA
- a CDS encoding LacI family DNA-binding transcriptional regulator produces the protein MSPRPTQKDVAIRAGVSQATVSMVLGGATTQSVSAETVQRIRAVAEELGYVPNRFAQALKTRRTMTIACIVPDITNPFYPGLIRGVQKIAQDRDYDVIAVNTDGVPARERHFLDWARQGRVDGVVGVFFTVRVQDFVPLLDIGIPVVRIESAKKRGGDLAIDDIFVDSHAAAISVTEHLIAKGHRRIAMVAGTGGPQGVRVEGYRDALARAGIEPLVAIENDFSEVAGFRAAEAILATGYGPTAIFAANDLMAIGVMQALRERNIDIPGQVAVFGFDDISAARLVTPPLSTVAQFQDRMGEKAAEILIERLSGTRSGKGTIEEMPFQLIERGTV, from the coding sequence ATGTCGCCCAGACCCACTCAGAAGGACGTCGCGATCCGTGCCGGCGTCTCGCAGGCAACGGTGTCGATGGTGCTGGGTGGCGCGACGACCCAATCGGTCTCGGCCGAGACGGTGCAGCGGATCCGGGCGGTCGCCGAGGAACTCGGCTATGTGCCGAACCGCTTCGCCCAGGCGCTGAAGACGCGGCGGACGATGACAATCGCCTGCATCGTTCCCGACATCACCAACCCCTTCTATCCCGGCCTCATCCGCGGGGTGCAGAAGATCGCCCAGGACCGCGACTACGACGTCATCGCGGTGAATACCGACGGCGTGCCGGCCCGCGAGCGGCATTTCCTTGACTGGGCGCGGCAGGGACGCGTCGACGGCGTCGTCGGCGTGTTCTTCACCGTCCGCGTCCAGGATTTCGTGCCCCTGCTGGATATCGGCATTCCCGTGGTGCGGATTGAATCGGCCAAGAAACGGGGCGGCGATCTTGCCATCGATGACATCTTCGTCGACAGCCACGCCGCCGCGATTTCGGTCACCGAGCACCTGATCGCCAAGGGACACCGCCGCATCGCGATGGTGGCCGGCACCGGCGGACCGCAGGGCGTCCGGGTCGAGGGCTATCGCGATGCGCTGGCGCGCGCCGGGATCGAACCCCTCGTCGCCATCGAGAATGATTTCAGCGAAGTCGCGGGCTTCCGCGCCGCCGAGGCCATCCTGGCGACGGGATACGGGCCGACGGCGATCTTCGCCGCCAACGACCTGATGGCGATCGGCGTCATGCAGGCGCTGCGCGAGCGCAACATCGACATACCGGGCCAGGTCGCCGTCTTCGGATTTGACGACATTTCGGCCGCGCGGCTGGTCACGCCACCGCTGAGCACGGTCGCCCAGTTTCAGGACCGGATGGGGGAGAAAGCCGCCGAAATCCTGATCGAACGCCTGAGCGGGACCCGCTCCGGCAAAGGCACGATTGAGGAAATGCCGTTTCAGCTGATCGAGCGCGGCACCGTCTAG
- a CDS encoding ABC transporter substrate-binding protein: protein MKRRTFIAGSLGLLASTALIGHAFAEGKRITWWYESADPKQQGYIKTGILEPFNAANPDFNLTIDYRGTELDKQMRVALLSGNGPDIVYTAGPTYVAPMARAGQLLALDDYMARFGWADRILPVFIEMGKYDGKLYALPKTYETLGLFYNKTLFEKHGWKAPTTIAELETLADAMLAEKIVPFASGNANWRPANEHYVSIVLNSIAGPENVYKALKGELPWTAEPFVQAIDTLNKWWQKGYFGPNYFSLSDEQAFAQMATGQAGMMPTGTWQFQRVNTYFPPNNAEVGFVGFPSAEGVKGPVYPLGVGSTFSIATTSKNADGAAAAIDYIFSEKSYGVMNSLWPGEWNTPLDDLSKVKVDNGLPIYTETMKTLAEAVGDNQYGYTTWTFLPPATDSYLVSGIEEVWLGRSTTAQFLEQLNATFLQEKADGKVPAIPAR from the coding sequence ATGAAGAGACGTACATTCATCGCCGGATCCCTCGGGCTCCTGGCCAGCACCGCCCTGATCGGCCATGCCTTTGCCGAGGGCAAGCGCATCACCTGGTGGTATGAGAGCGCCGATCCGAAGCAGCAGGGCTACATCAAGACGGGCATCCTCGAGCCTTTCAATGCGGCCAACCCCGACTTCAACCTGACCATCGACTATCGCGGCACCGAGCTCGACAAGCAGATGCGCGTCGCGCTGCTTTCCGGCAACGGCCCGGACATCGTCTATACGGCCGGCCCGACCTATGTCGCGCCCATGGCCCGCGCCGGCCAGCTGCTCGCCCTCGACGACTACATGGCCCGCTTTGGCTGGGCCGACCGGATTCTTCCCGTCTTCATTGAGATGGGCAAGTATGACGGCAAGCTCTATGCGCTGCCGAAGACCTACGAGACCCTCGGCCTCTTCTACAACAAGACCCTGTTCGAGAAGCATGGCTGGAAGGCGCCGACGACGATCGCCGAGCTCGAGACGCTGGCCGACGCGATGCTCGCCGAGAAGATCGTGCCCTTCGCTTCGGGCAACGCCAACTGGCGCCCGGCCAACGAGCACTATGTCTCGATCGTGCTCAATTCGATCGCGGGCCCGGAAAATGTCTACAAGGCGCTGAAGGGCGAACTGCCCTGGACGGCCGAGCCCTTCGTCCAGGCTATCGATACGCTGAACAAGTGGTGGCAGAAGGGCTATTTCGGTCCCAACTACTTCTCGCTCAGTGACGAGCAGGCCTTCGCCCAGATGGCGACCGGCCAGGCCGGCATGATGCCCACGGGCACCTGGCAGTTCCAGCGCGTGAACACCTATTTCCCGCCCAACAACGCCGAAGTCGGCTTTGTCGGCTTCCCGAGCGCCGAGGGCGTCAAGGGCCCGGTCTATCCGCTCGGCGTCGGCTCGACCTTCTCGATCGCGACCACTTCCAAGAATGCGGACGGCGCCGCGGCGGCCATCGACTACATCTTCTCCGAGAAGTCCTATGGCGTCATGAACTCGCTCTGGCCGGGCGAGTGGAACACCCCGCTCGATGACCTCTCCAAGGTGAAGGTCGATAACGGCCTGCCGATCTATACCGAGACGATGAAGACGCTGGCCGAGGCCGTCGGCGACAACCAGTACGGCTACACCACCTGGACCTTCCTGCCGCCGGCGACCGATTCCTACCTGGTCAGTGGTATCGAGGAAGTCTGGCTCGGCCGCAGCACCACCGCCCAGTTCCTGGAACAACTCAACGCGACGTTCCTGCAGGAAAAGGCCGACGGCAAGGTGCCGGCCATCCCCGCCCGGTAG